One window of the Shewanella khirikhana genome contains the following:
- a CDS encoding cytochrome b, whose amino-acid sequence MWRNRSSGYGWFAIGIHWLMALLILGLFALGLWMVELTYYSPWYKTAPFWHKGLGVLMFVLLLLRLAVRVTSTSPKAFGNALEQMAARFTHLLLYLLPLALVFSGYLISTADGRPLDVFGLVSVPALMTFEGQEDFAGDLHALLAWSLIGLVALHALAALKHHLIDKDTTLLRILRPQKEA is encoded by the coding sequence ATGTGGCGAAATCGTTCTTCCGGATATGGTTGGTTTGCCATAGGTATCCACTGGCTGATGGCACTGCTGATATTGGGGCTGTTTGCACTGGGCCTGTGGATGGTGGAACTCACCTATTACAGCCCCTGGTACAAGACAGCGCCTTTTTGGCACAAGGGCCTCGGCGTTCTGATGTTTGTACTCTTGCTGCTGAGACTGGCCGTACGAGTAACAAGTACGTCTCCCAAAGCATTCGGCAACGCGCTTGAACAGATGGCCGCCAGGTTTACTCATCTGCTGCTTTACCTGTTGCCGCTGGCACTGGTGTTCAGTGGCTATTTGATTTCCACCGCCGATGGCAGGCCGCTGGATGTGTTTGGTCTGGTGTCGGTTCCGGCTTTGATGACCTTTGAGGGGCAGGAAGATTTTGCCGGGGATCTACATGCACTGCTCGCCTGGTCGTTGATTGGCCTGGTGGCTCTGCATGCGCTGGCGGCCCTCAAACACCACCTGATTGATAAAGACACCACCTTATTACGTATTTTAAGACCGCAAAAGGAAGCTTAA
- a CDS encoding YceI family protein has translation MKKTLISALLASTVMTAPAFAADYVIDSQGAHASIHFKVNHLGYSFVVGRFNDFGGEFSFDAKSPETAKVKVKVNTQSLDSNHAERDKHLKSADFINAGKYSEAVFESSSVTAGADGKLQISGNFTLNGVTKPLVIDAVAVGEGTDPWGGYRAGFTGTTSFALKDYNINYDLGPASTHVTLDLVVEGVRK, from the coding sequence ATGAAAAAGACACTGATCTCTGCGCTGCTCGCCAGCACTGTGATGACTGCCCCGGCCTTTGCCGCTGACTATGTGATTGACAGCCAGGGCGCCCACGCGTCTATCCATTTTAAAGTGAATCACCTGGGCTACAGCTTTGTTGTAGGGCGCTTCAATGATTTTGGCGGTGAATTCAGCTTTGACGCCAAATCTCCTGAAACCGCTAAAGTAAAGGTGAAGGTTAACACCCAGAGTCTGGACTCGAACCACGCCGAGCGTGACAAACACCTAAAGAGTGCCGACTTTATCAATGCAGGCAAATACAGTGAGGCTGTGTTTGAGTCGTCCTCAGTAACGGCCGGCGCCGATGGCAAATTGCAAATCAGCGGTAACTTCACCTTAAATGGTGTGACCAAGCCGCTGGTTATCGACGCCGTAGCCGTGGGTGAGGGCACCGATCCCTGGGGTGGATACCGTGCGGGCTTCACCGGCACAACCAGCTTTGCCCTTAAGGACTACAACATTAACTATGATTTGGGCCCAGCCTCGACCCACGTGACCCTGGACCTGGTGGTGGAAGGCGTTCGCAAGTAA
- the greA gene encoding transcription elongation factor GreA, translating into MNKVPMTVVGAEQLRKELDFLKFDRRPKITEAIAAARELGDLKENAEYHAAREEQGICEARIRDIEGKLSNAQIIDVTKMPNTGRIIFGTTVTILNLDTDAEVTYRIVGDDEANIKENLISVNSPIARGLIGKNLGDEVNITTPAGVTAYEVVEVEYI; encoded by the coding sequence ATGAATAAGGTGCCTATGACGGTGGTTGGAGCCGAGCAGCTCCGTAAAGAACTGGACTTTTTGAAGTTCGACCGTCGCCCTAAAATCACTGAAGCCATTGCCGCGGCAAGGGAGCTTGGCGATCTTAAGGAAAACGCCGAATATCACGCTGCCCGTGAAGAGCAGGGGATCTGTGAAGCCCGCATCCGTGATATCGAAGGCAAGTTGTCCAACGCGCAAATCATCGATGTGACCAAGATGCCCAACACTGGCCGCATCATTTTTGGCACCACAGTGACCATTTTGAACCTGGATACTGATGCCGAAGTGACTTACCGCATCGTGGGTGATGATGAAGCCAATATCAAAGAAAACCTGATTTCGGTGAACTCGCCTATTGCCCGAGGTCTGATTGGCAAAAACCTGGGGGATGAAGTGAATATCACGACCCCGGCAGGTGTGACTGCCTACGAAGTGGTGGAAGTGGAATACATCTGA
- the yhbY gene encoding ribosome assembly RNA-binding protein YhbY: MNLTTKQKQHLKGLAHDLKPVVLLGANGLTEGVLAEIDGALNHHELIKVKVATSDREMKLAIVDAIVRETQAAKVQLIGHVLVLYRQSEEQKIGLPKAR; encoded by the coding sequence ATGAACCTGACGACCAAACAGAAACAGCATCTCAAAGGACTGGCGCACGATTTAAAGCCGGTGGTGCTGCTCGGGGCCAATGGCCTGACCGAGGGAGTGCTGGCTGAAATCGACGGAGCCCTGAATCACCACGAACTTATCAAGGTGAAAGTGGCTACCAGCGATCGCGAAATGAAACTCGCCATCGTTGACGCCATTGTACGTGAAACCCAGGCTGCCAAAGTACAGCTTATCGGTCACGTGCTGGTGCTGTATCGCCAGTCCGAAGAGCAAAAGATTGGCCTGCCAAAGGCGCGTTAA
- the rlmE gene encoding 23S rRNA (uridine(2552)-2'-O)-methyltransferase RlmE — translation MTAKKRSASSTRWMQEHFDDHYVKLAQKRGLRSRAAFKLEELQEKDHLIKPGMTVVDLGAAPGGWSQVAVKLVGDRGKVVACDILPMDPIVGVDFLQGDFREDAVLEALLERVGDDKVDVVLSDMAPNMSGTGGVDQPRAMYLVELALDMCHQVLAPNGSFAVKVFQGEGFDEYMKAVKEAFKVVKTRKPDSSRARSREVYLVATGYKL, via the coding sequence ATGACAGCTAAAAAACGTTCTGCCAGCTCCACCCGGTGGATGCAGGAGCATTTCGATGATCACTATGTGAAATTGGCCCAAAAACGGGGCTTACGTTCCCGCGCCGCTTTCAAACTGGAAGAACTGCAGGAAAAGGATCATCTGATTAAACCCGGCATGACAGTGGTGGATTTGGGTGCAGCCCCCGGTGGCTGGTCCCAGGTGGCTGTCAAACTTGTGGGTGATAGGGGCAAGGTTGTTGCCTGTGATATTCTGCCGATGGATCCCATCGTTGGGGTAGACTTCCTGCAGGGCGATTTCCGTGAAGATGCGGTACTCGAAGCCCTCCTTGAACGGGTGGGTGACGATAAAGTAGATGTGGTGTTGTCTGATATGGCACCCAACATGAGTGGTACTGGTGGTGTTGATCAGCCCCGGGCCATGTATCTGGTGGAACTGGCGCTGGACATGTGCCATCAGGTATTGGCGCCCAACGGCAGCTTTGCCGTTAAAGTCTTTCAGGGGGAGGGCTTTGACGAATACATGAAAGCGGTCAAAGAGGCGTTCAAGGTCGTCAAAACACGTAAACCGGACTCATCGCGGGCGCGTTCCCGTGAAGTCTATCTGGTGGCAACAGGGTACAAGTTGTAG
- the ftsH gene encoding ATP-dependent zinc metalloprotease FtsH, which produces MSDMAKNLILWVVIAVVLMSVFQGYSPSSSSSQKMDYSTFLDDVRSGQIATVEIKSDQRTIEGQKRSGEKFTTIMPMYDQDLINDLDRKGVTMKGEEAQESSFLTQIFISWFPMLLLIGVWIFFMRQMQGGGGKGAMSFGKSKAKLMSEDQIKTTFADVAGCDEAKEEVKEMVDYLRDPTKFQKLGGRIPTGVLMVGPPGTGKTLLAKAIAGEAKVPFFTISGSDFVEMFVGVGASRVRDMFDQAKKSAPCIIFIDEIDAVGRQRGAGLGGGHDEREQTLNQMLVEMDGFEGNEGIIVIAATNRPDVLDAALLRPGRFDRQVVVGLPDVRGREQILKVHMRKVPLAEDVKASVIARGTPGFSGADLANLVNEAALFAARGNRRVVSMEEFERAKDKIMMGAERRSMVMSEAEKEMTAYHEAGHAIVGYLVPEHDPVHKVTIIPRGRALGVTFFLPEADAVSQSRRKLESKISVAYGGRLAEELIYGTEQVSTGASQDIKYATSIARNMVTQWGFSDKLGPLLYADEEGEVFLGRSMAKAKHMSDETAALIDAEVKVIIDRNYERANQLLVDNMDILHAMKDALMKYETIDSRQIEDLMERREVRMPADWQKDEQNGDKGDKGNKGVEAASEDEAAKPTDLNPDEPVTKH; this is translated from the coding sequence TTGAGTGATATGGCAAAAAATCTCATTCTCTGGGTCGTCATCGCCGTTGTGCTGATGTCGGTGTTCCAGGGCTATTCCCCCTCTTCTTCGTCATCGCAGAAGATGGATTACTCCACCTTCCTGGACGATGTTCGTTCCGGCCAAATCGCCACGGTCGAAATCAAAAGCGACCAACGCACTATCGAAGGGCAGAAACGCAGTGGTGAAAAGTTCACTACTATCATGCCCATGTACGATCAGGATCTGATTAACGACCTCGATCGCAAAGGCGTGACCATGAAGGGCGAAGAAGCGCAGGAATCCAGTTTCCTGACCCAAATCTTCATCTCCTGGTTCCCGATGCTGCTGCTGATTGGGGTGTGGATCTTCTTTATGCGTCAGATGCAGGGCGGTGGCGGCAAAGGCGCTATGTCCTTTGGCAAAAGCAAAGCCAAGCTGATGAGTGAAGACCAGATTAAAACCACCTTCGCAGACGTGGCTGGCTGTGATGAAGCCAAAGAAGAAGTGAAGGAAATGGTGGACTACCTGCGTGACCCAACCAAGTTCCAGAAACTGGGTGGTCGCATTCCTACCGGCGTGCTGATGGTAGGTCCTCCAGGTACAGGTAAAACCCTGCTGGCCAAGGCCATTGCCGGTGAAGCCAAGGTGCCATTCTTTACCATTTCCGGTTCTGACTTCGTGGAAATGTTCGTCGGTGTGGGTGCATCCCGCGTGCGCGACATGTTCGACCAGGCCAAGAAGTCCGCGCCTTGTATCATCTTTATCGACGAAATCGATGCCGTGGGCCGTCAGCGCGGTGCAGGTCTCGGTGGTGGTCACGATGAGCGTGAGCAGACCCTAAACCAGATGCTGGTTGAGATGGATGGCTTTGAAGGTAACGAAGGTATTATCGTTATTGCCGCGACCAACCGTCCGGACGTGCTGGACGCGGCGCTGTTGCGTCCAGGCCGTTTCGACCGTCAGGTTGTTGTGGGTCTGCCAGATGTTCGTGGCCGTGAGCAAATTCTGAAAGTGCATATGCGCAAAGTGCCACTGGCAGAAGACGTGAAAGCGAGCGTAATTGCCCGTGGTACGCCTGGCTTCTCAGGTGCCGATTTGGCCAACCTGGTCAACGAAGCAGCGCTGTTTGCCGCCCGCGGTAACCGCCGCGTGGTAAGCATGGAAGAGTTTGAGCGTGCCAAAGACAAAATCATGATGGGCGCCGAGCGCCGCTCCATGGTGATGTCGGAAGCCGAAAAAGAAATGACCGCCTACCACGAAGCTGGTCACGCCATTGTGGGTTATCTGGTGCCTGAGCACGACCCTGTGCACAAGGTGACCATTATTCCCCGTGGTCGCGCGCTGGGTGTAACCTTCTTCTTGCCCGAGGCGGATGCTGTCAGTCAGAGTCGCCGTAAACTTGAGAGTAAAATCTCGGTTGCCTACGGTGGTCGTCTGGCCGAAGAGCTTATCTACGGCACCGAGCAGGTCTCTACCGGCGCCTCTCAGGACATCAAGTATGCCACGTCTATCGCCCGTAACATGGTGACCCAGTGGGGCTTCTCCGACAAGCTTGGCCCGCTGCTCTATGCCGATGAAGAAGGCGAAGTGTTCCTCGGCCGCTCTATGGCCAAGGCCAAGCACATGTCCGACGAAACGGCTGCGCTTATCGACGCCGAAGTGAAAGTCATCATCGACCGTAACTATGAGCGTGCCAATCAGCTACTGGTTGATAACATGGACATCCTGCATGCCATGAAAGACGCGCTGATGAAGTACGAGACTATCGACTCCCGTCAGATTGAAGATTTGATGGAGCGCCGTGAAGTGCGTATGCCTGCCGACTGGCAGAAAGACGAGCAAAATGGCGACAAAGGCGATAAGGGTAACAAAGGTGTTGAGGCTGCCTCAGAAGATGAAGCCGCCAAGCCGACGGACCTGAATCCCGACGAGCCTGTGACCAAACACTGA
- the folP gene encoding dihydropteroate synthase — MFTLTARDKTLVLSRPVVMGILNVTPDSFSDGGRFAAIESACDHADQLVQQGAGIIDIGGESTRPGAAEVSLDEELCRVIPLVEYVARTHDVWVSVDTSKAEVMREAALAGAHLINDVRALQEPGALAAAAATGLPVCLMHMQGQPRTMQHSPQYDNLIDDVCSFFEHRIAACVDAGIPQAQIILDPGFGFGKTLAHNYELLARFAAFERFGLPLLAGLSRKSMFGNLLGRDATSRLAGSLAGAMLAAQQGANIIRVHDVAETVDVLKVLEATGAYDKL; from the coding sequence GTGTTCACGCTTACAGCCAGGGACAAAACCCTCGTTCTGAGTCGCCCGGTGGTGATGGGCATCCTGAATGTCACCCCTGACTCTTTTTCCGATGGCGGCCGATTCGCCGCGATTGAGTCGGCATGCGATCATGCCGATCAGCTGGTACAGCAAGGCGCGGGCATTATCGACATTGGCGGCGAGTCCACCCGGCCAGGGGCCGCCGAGGTGTCGCTTGATGAGGAGCTTTGCCGGGTCATTCCGCTGGTGGAATATGTTGCCCGCACCCACGATGTGTGGGTGTCCGTGGATACCAGCAAAGCCGAGGTGATGCGGGAAGCTGCCCTAGCGGGTGCCCATCTGATTAATGATGTGCGGGCGTTACAGGAGCCTGGTGCTCTGGCCGCCGCGGCCGCCACTGGTTTGCCGGTGTGTCTGATGCACATGCAAGGTCAGCCGCGCACCATGCAGCACAGTCCACAATATGACAATCTGATTGATGATGTGTGTTCGTTTTTTGAACATCGGATTGCCGCCTGTGTTGACGCCGGGATCCCACAGGCGCAGATTATCCTTGATCCTGGTTTTGGATTCGGCAAAACCCTGGCGCACAATTATGAGCTGCTCGCCCGATTTGCAGCCTTTGAGCGCTTTGGCTTGCCGTTATTGGCGGGACTGTCCCGCAAGAGTATGTTTGGCAATCTGCTTGGCCGCGATGCGACCTCACGTCTCGCGGGCAGCCTGGCCGGCGCTATGCTGGCCGCCCAGCAGGGAGCCAATATCATTCGGGTTCACGATGTTGCCGAGACTGTCGATGTACTTAAGGTACTCGAGGCAACCGGAGCCTATGACAAGCTGTGA
- the glmM gene encoding phosphoglucosamine mutase — MSQRKFFGTDGIRGKVGSGQMTPELALKLGWAAGRVLARTGTRKVIIGKDTRISGYMFESALEAGFSSAGLNVLLMGPMPTPAVAYLTRTFRAEAGVVISASHNPYYDNGIKFFSTDGSKLDDEIELQIEAELEKPLECAESQHLGKVSRIDDARGRYIEYCKGNFPADQTLSGLKIVVDCAHGATYHIAPAVFRELGADVVAIGIEPNGMNINDKCGATSMAAIRDKVIEVKADLGIALDGDGDRIMMVTRDGEIVDGDQILYILARDAKERGILKGGVVGTQMANLGLELALKEEGIPFARSKVGDRYVMELLKEHGWRIGGENSGHILNLDHGTTGDGIVAGILVLAAMRRSGKDLKEMINDLKMFPQILVNVRFEGDKNPLEAESVTAKVAEVERELGERGRVLLRKSGTEPLLRVMVEGEHKDTVTRLANAIADAVKAAV; from the coding sequence GTGTCGCAACGTAAATTTTTTGGAACCGATGGCATTCGTGGCAAGGTAGGTTCAGGCCAGATGACGCCTGAACTGGCGCTTAAGCTGGGCTGGGCCGCCGGCAGGGTTCTGGCCCGTACCGGAACCCGCAAGGTGATTATTGGTAAAGACACCCGCATTTCGGGTTATATGTTTGAGTCGGCGCTGGAAGCGGGTTTTTCATCCGCTGGATTGAATGTGCTGCTGATGGGGCCAATGCCTACGCCGGCCGTTGCCTATCTTACCCGTACCTTCCGCGCCGAAGCCGGGGTGGTGATCAGCGCTTCCCACAATCCTTATTATGATAACGGCATCAAGTTCTTCTCCACTGACGGCAGCAAGTTAGATGACGAGATTGAACTGCAAATTGAAGCTGAACTCGAAAAGCCACTGGAGTGTGCTGAGTCCCAGCACCTTGGCAAGGTGTCCCGTATCGACGATGCCCGCGGCCGTTATATTGAATATTGCAAAGGTAACTTCCCCGCAGATCAGACCCTGAGTGGCCTTAAAATCGTGGTGGATTGTGCCCACGGCGCAACCTATCACATTGCCCCGGCGGTATTCCGTGAACTCGGCGCCGATGTCGTTGCCATTGGCATTGAGCCAAACGGCATGAACATCAACGATAAGTGCGGTGCTACCTCCATGGCAGCCATCCGTGACAAGGTAATCGAAGTTAAAGCTGATCTGGGGATTGCCCTGGATGGCGACGGCGACCGAATCATGATGGTGACCCGTGATGGAGAGATTGTCGATGGCGACCAAATCCTTTATATCCTTGCCCGCGATGCCAAAGAGCGCGGCATTCTTAAAGGCGGCGTGGTAGGCACGCAAATGGCCAACCTCGGTTTGGAGCTGGCATTAAAAGAAGAAGGCATTCCTTTTGCCCGCTCCAAAGTGGGCGACCGCTATGTGATGGAACTGCTGAAAGAGCATGGCTGGCGCATTGGCGGCGAAAACTCTGGTCATATTCTCAATCTCGACCATGGCACTACAGGTGACGGCATTGTGGCAGGTATCCTGGTGCTGGCGGCGATGCGTCGCAGCGGTAAAGATCTGAAAGAGATGATTAATGATCTGAAGATGTTCCCGCAAATTCTGGTCAATGTCCGCTTTGAAGGCGATAAGAATCCACTGGAAGCTGAAAGCGTGACTGCCAAGGTTGCCGAAGTTGAGCGTGAGCTTGGTGAACGCGGCCGGGTACTGCTGCGCAAATCCGGCACCGAGCCGCTGCTGCGGGTGATGGTGGAAGGTGAGCACAAAGACACGGTAACCCGTCTTGCCAATGCAATTGCCGATGCGGTAAAAGCGGCGGTGTAA
- the tpiA gene encoding triose-phosphate isomerase yields MALRRPMVAGNWKMNGSSALAQELFSKFAVKLQNDSAEVVLCPPAIYLESVRQLLEANKEALNGCLVRMGAQNLSQHDFGAYTGEISGQMLKDSGCRYVIVGHSERRRMYGETSDIVAEKFAAAQKHGLTPILCVGESGPAREARRTFEVIAEELDVVIEKNGTMAFDNAIIAYEPLWAVGTGKSATPEQAQEVHAFIRRRLSEVSPFIGENIRILYGGSVTPSNAADLFAQPDVDGGLIGGASLNSTEFLTLCSIAMSA; encoded by the coding sequence ATGGCACTCAGGCGTCCAATGGTAGCAGGTAACTGGAAGATGAATGGCAGCTCAGCGCTGGCTCAGGAACTCTTCAGCAAGTTTGCCGTTAAGCTCCAAAACGATTCAGCGGAAGTCGTGTTGTGTCCGCCGGCAATTTACCTTGAAAGCGTCAGGCAACTGCTTGAAGCGAATAAAGAAGCCCTCAACGGCTGCTTGGTTCGAATGGGCGCGCAAAACTTAAGTCAACATGACTTTGGTGCCTATACCGGTGAAATATCCGGGCAGATGCTGAAAGATTCCGGATGTCGATATGTAATTGTCGGACATTCAGAGCGGCGAAGAATGTATGGTGAAACCAGCGACATAGTCGCAGAGAAGTTCGCCGCCGCTCAAAAGCACGGACTGACCCCAATACTTTGTGTTGGTGAATCCGGTCCAGCGCGTGAAGCAAGACGCACCTTCGAGGTGATTGCAGAAGAGCTGGATGTGGTGATCGAAAAGAACGGCACCATGGCTTTTGATAATGCCATTATCGCTTACGAGCCGCTTTGGGCAGTAGGCACAGGCAAAAGCGCTACACCAGAGCAAGCCCAGGAAGTGCATGCGTTTATACGCAGAAGGCTCTCTGAAGTGTCTCCCTTTATCGGCGAGAACATCAGGATCCTCTACGGCGGCAGTGTGACGCCGAGCAATGCGGCAGATTTGTTTGCCCAGCCTGATGTTGATGGTGGACTGATTGGCGGAGCCAGTTTAAACTCAACCGAGTTTTTAACCCTGTGTTCCATAGCAATGAGCGCATGA
- the secG gene encoding preprotein translocase subunit SecG, which translates to MYEVLIVIYLLVALGLIGLVLIQQGKGADMGASFGAGASGTLFGSSGSGNFLTRSTAILAVAFFTLSLIIGNLSAHHVKQEDKWNNIGSEPAAQEVQQTEQSETKIPD; encoded by the coding sequence ATGTACGAAGTACTGATAGTTATTTACTTGTTGGTTGCCCTGGGTCTGATTGGCCTGGTACTCATCCAGCAAGGTAAAGGGGCCGATATGGGCGCGTCATTTGGCGCCGGTGCATCGGGTACCCTGTTTGGTTCCAGTGGTTCAGGCAACTTTTTGACCCGTTCCACAGCCATCCTTGCAGTGGCGTTTTTCACTCTGAGCCTGATCATCGGCAACCTGAGTGCACACCACGTGAAGCAGGAAGATAAATGGAACAACATCGGTTCTGAACCTGCCGCTCAGGAAGTTCAGCAAACCGAACAGTCAGAGACCAAAATCCCTGACTAA